In the Streptomyces sp. BHT-5-2 genome, one interval contains:
- a CDS encoding HAD family acid phosphatase translates to MPRPALSRRVRLGGAVAAALVAGTVVFGAGQATAEHSVPRTDKEIPNLTQVEDKIKAYYGDTVTADGEHYASPTSNYARQVRGIEARARAYLAGALAKKGTGKARPAIVLDMDDTTLLTYNYELKVGFNFTPKSQDEYLEHTDMAAVFGMNDLVNWAHKKGAEVFFLTGRKEAQRDWSVRNLKNVGYDVPLDRAHVYLRDKEHPPAYLPCGATCSTIGFKSGTRRHIESLGYRVVANFGDQYSDLAGGAAARTFKLPNPMYYLP, encoded by the coding sequence ATGCCCCGTCCCGCCCTCTCCCGCCGTGTCCGCCTGGGCGGTGCGGTGGCCGCCGCCCTCGTCGCCGGCACCGTGGTGTTCGGCGCCGGCCAGGCCACCGCCGAACACTCCGTGCCGCGCACCGACAAGGAGATCCCCAACCTCACCCAGGTCGAGGACAAGATCAAGGCGTACTACGGCGACACGGTGACGGCCGACGGCGAGCACTACGCCTCCCCCACCAGCAACTACGCCCGCCAGGTCCGCGGCATAGAGGCCAGGGCGCGCGCCTACCTGGCCGGCGCGCTCGCCAAGAAGGGCACCGGGAAGGCCAGGCCGGCCATCGTCCTGGACATGGACGACACCACCCTGCTGACCTACAACTACGAGCTCAAGGTCGGCTTCAACTTCACCCCCAAGTCCCAGGACGAGTACCTGGAGCACACCGACATGGCCGCGGTCTTCGGCATGAACGACCTGGTGAACTGGGCCCACAAGAAGGGCGCCGAGGTCTTCTTCCTCACCGGCCGCAAGGAGGCGCAGCGCGACTGGAGCGTGCGCAACCTCAAGAACGTCGGCTACGACGTCCCGCTCGACCGCGCCCACGTCTACCTGCGCGACAAGGAGCACCCGCCCGCCTACCTGCCGTGCGGCGCGACCTGCTCGACGATCGGCTTCAAGTCCGGCACCCGCCGGCACATCGAGTCCCTCGGCTACCGCGTCGTCGCCAACTTCGGCGACCAGTACAGCGACCTGGCGGGCGGCGCCGCGGCGCGCACCTTCAAGCTGCCGAACCCGATGTACTACCTGCCGTAG
- a CDS encoding GH1 family beta-glucosidase has protein sequence MTPEPGSAPAAAASTPSSGRPAPLPRFPRDFLWGVATSAAQIEGAVDEDGRGPSAWDVFAAGAGRIKDGSNPRVTTDHYHRYREDVALLRELGVGAYRFSVAWPRVVPEGHGPVNEAGLDFYDRLVDALLEAGVAPVPTLFHWDTPQPLEAAGGWLVRDTAEHFAAYADTVAARLGDRVTRWITLNEPAELTLLGYGLGQHAPGRRLLFDALPAAHHQLLGHGLAVRALRARGATAIGIANSHGPTWPASGSPADTEAAGLYDLLLNRLFAEPILLGRYPDEDLAALLPGPVADDLKTISTPLDWYGINYYQPTRVGAPDATDGAAPADFSGVRLPAGLPFAPREIEGRPRTGFGWPVVPEALTELLLTFHERYGASLPPVIITENGCAYDGIEDPERIAFLDAHLRALRAAMDAGVDVRGYFVWSLLDNFEWAEGFRQRFGLVHVDYATTARTPKASFHWLRSLIAADPLRGA, from the coding sequence ATGACACCGGAGCCCGGATCCGCGCCCGCAGCCGCCGCGTCCACGCCGTCGTCCGGCCGGCCCGCGCCCCTCCCCCGCTTCCCCCGCGACTTCCTCTGGGGCGTCGCCACCTCCGCGGCCCAGATCGAAGGGGCGGTGGACGAAGACGGACGGGGCCCCTCCGCCTGGGACGTGTTCGCGGCCGGGGCGGGACGGATCAAGGACGGCTCGAACCCGCGGGTGACGACCGACCACTACCACCGCTACCGCGAGGACGTGGCGCTGCTCCGCGAGCTGGGCGTCGGCGCGTACCGCTTCTCGGTGGCCTGGCCGCGGGTGGTGCCCGAGGGCCACGGCCCGGTCAACGAGGCCGGACTGGACTTCTACGACCGGCTGGTGGACGCGCTGCTGGAGGCCGGGGTCGCGCCGGTGCCGACGCTGTTCCACTGGGACACCCCGCAGCCCCTGGAGGCCGCCGGCGGCTGGCTCGTCCGGGACACCGCCGAGCACTTCGCGGCCTACGCGGACACGGTGGCGGCCCGCCTCGGCGACCGGGTCACCCGCTGGATCACCCTCAACGAACCTGCCGAGCTGACCCTGCTTGGCTACGGCCTGGGCCAGCACGCGCCCGGCCGCCGACTGCTCTTCGACGCCCTGCCCGCCGCCCACCACCAGCTGCTCGGCCACGGCCTGGCCGTCCGGGCACTGCGCGCCCGCGGCGCCACCGCCATCGGGATCGCCAACTCGCACGGCCCGACCTGGCCGGCGTCCGGCTCCCCCGCCGACACGGAGGCCGCCGGCCTCTACGACCTGCTGCTCAACCGGCTCTTCGCGGAGCCGATCCTGCTGGGCCGCTACCCCGACGAGGACCTCGCCGCGCTCCTCCCGGGTCCGGTCGCCGACGACCTGAAGACCATCTCCACGCCGCTGGACTGGTACGGGATCAACTACTACCAACCGACGCGGGTCGGGGCTCCGGACGCCACCGACGGGGCCGCCCCCGCCGACTTCTCCGGCGTCCGGCTGCCGGCCGGCCTGCCGTTCGCGCCCCGGGAGATCGAGGGACGCCCCCGCACCGGCTTCGGCTGGCCGGTGGTCCCCGAGGCCCTCACGGAGCTGCTGCTGACCTTCCACGAGCGGTACGGGGCGAGCCTGCCGCCCGTGATCATCACGGAGAACGGCTGCGCGTACGACGGCATCGAGGACCCCGAACGGATCGCGTTCCTCGACGCGCACCTGCGAGCGCTGCGAGCGGCGATGGACGCCGGCGTCGACGTCCGCGGCTACTTCGTCTGGTCCCTGCTGGACAACTTCGAGTGGGCGGAAGGGTTCCGCCAGCGGTTCGGCTTGGTCCACGTCGATTACGCGACGACGGCCCGTACGCCGAAGGCGTCGTTCCACTGGTTGCGTTCCTTGATCGCCGCGGATCCGCTGCGCGGGGCATAG
- a CDS encoding hemolysin family protein, translating into MTTLIAVAVLLVVIAWLAACAEAGLTRTTSFRAEEAVRSGRRGSAKLAAVAADPTRYLNVALLVRVGCEMAAGALVTYACLRSFEETWQALTVAIAVMVLVSYVAVGVSPRTIGRQHPLNTATAAAYVLLPLARVMGPVPQLLILLGNALTPGKGFRKGPFASEAELRSLVDLAEKESLIEDEERRMVHSVFQLGDTLVREVMVPRTDLISVERFKTIRQALTLALRSGFSRIPVTGENEDDVVGVVYLKDLARKVHISRDAESELVSTAMRPAVFVPDTKNAGDLLREMQRDRNHVAVVIDEYGGTAGVVTIEDILEEIVGEITDEYDRELPPVEDLGGGRYRVTARLDIGALGELYGLAELDDEDVETVGGLLAKQLGRVPIAGATAEIDLSDDASDPDLKALRLVAESPAGRRNKIVTVLCEPVRAADAEGDGAAG; encoded by the coding sequence ATGACCACCCTGATCGCCGTCGCGGTACTGCTCGTCGTGATCGCCTGGCTCGCCGCCTGCGCGGAGGCCGGACTGACCCGCACGACGAGCTTCCGCGCAGAGGAGGCGGTCCGCTCCGGCCGCCGCGGCAGCGCCAAGCTCGCCGCGGTCGCCGCCGACCCCACCCGCTATCTCAACGTCGCCCTGCTGGTGCGGGTCGGCTGCGAGATGGCGGCCGGCGCCCTGGTCACCTACGCCTGCCTGCGGTCCTTCGAGGAGACCTGGCAGGCGCTGACCGTCGCCATCGCGGTGATGGTGCTGGTGTCCTACGTCGCCGTGGGGGTCTCCCCGCGCACCATCGGCCGCCAGCACCCGCTCAACACCGCCACCGCGGCGGCGTACGTCCTGCTGCCGCTGGCCCGGGTGATGGGCCCGGTGCCGCAGCTGCTGATCCTGCTCGGCAACGCCCTCACCCCCGGCAAGGGCTTCCGCAAGGGCCCGTTCGCCTCCGAGGCGGAGCTGCGGTCGCTGGTGGACCTGGCTGAGAAGGAGTCGCTGATCGAGGACGAGGAGCGCCGGATGGTGCACTCGGTCTTCCAGCTCGGCGACACCCTCGTCCGCGAGGTGATGGTGCCGCGCACCGACCTGATCTCCGTCGAGCGCTTCAAGACCATCCGGCAGGCCCTGACCCTCGCGCTGCGCTCCGGCTTCTCCCGGATCCCGGTGACGGGGGAGAACGAGGACGACGTCGTCGGCGTGGTCTACCTCAAGGACCTCGCCCGCAAGGTGCACATCAGCCGGGACGCGGAGAGCGAACTGGTCTCCACGGCGATGCGCCCCGCGGTGTTCGTGCCCGACACCAAGAACGCCGGTGACCTGCTGCGCGAGATGCAGCGGGACCGCAACCACGTCGCGGTGGTCATCGACGAATACGGTGGCACCGCCGGCGTCGTCACCATCGAGGACATCCTGGAGGAGATCGTCGGCGAGATCACCGACGAGTACGACCGGGAACTCCCGCCCGTGGAGGATCTCGGCGGCGGCCGCTACCGTGTCACCGCCCGGCTGGACATCGGCGCGCTCGGCGAGCTGTACGGGCTGGCGGAGCTGGACGACGAGGACGTGGAGACGGTCGGCGGGCTGCTCGCCAAACAGCTGGGCAGGGTCCCGATCGCCGGCGCGACCGCCGAGATCGACCTCTCCGACGACGCCTCGGACCCGGACCTGAAGGCGCTGCGGCTGGTCGCCGAGTCGCCGGCCGGTCGCCGCAACAAGATCGTCACGGTGCTCTGCGAACCGGTCCGCGCGGCGGACGCGGAGGGTGACGGCGCCGCCGGCTGA
- a CDS encoding S-(hydroxymethyl)mycothiol dehydrogenase, which translates to MAQEVRGVVAPGKNEAVRLETILVPDPGPGEAVVKVQACGVCHTDLHYKQGAVNDDFPFLLGHEAAGVVESVGEGVTDVAPGDFVVLNWRAVCGSCRACLRGRPQYCFDTHNARQKMTLKDGTELSPALGIGAFADKTLVAAGQCTKVDPGVSPAVAGLLGCGVMAGIGAAINTGGVGRGDSVAVIGCGGVGDAAVVGARLAGAARIIAVDIDDRKLEQARAMGATHTVNSRTTDPVDAVRELTGGFGADVVIEAVGHPETYRQAFYARDLAGTVVLVGVPTPEMTLELPLLDVFGRGGALKSSWYGDCLPSRDFPMLIDLHQQGRIDLGAFVTETIGIDGVERAFDRMHAGDVLRSVVML; encoded by the coding sequence ATGGCACAGGAAGTGCGCGGCGTCGTGGCGCCGGGGAAGAACGAAGCGGTCCGGCTGGAGACGATCCTGGTGCCCGATCCCGGGCCCGGCGAGGCCGTGGTGAAGGTGCAGGCGTGCGGGGTGTGCCACACCGACCTGCACTACAAACAGGGTGCTGTCAACGACGACTTCCCGTTCCTGCTCGGCCATGAGGCGGCCGGGGTGGTGGAGTCGGTCGGCGAGGGCGTCACCGACGTCGCACCCGGGGACTTCGTCGTCCTCAACTGGCGCGCGGTGTGCGGCTCCTGCCGGGCGTGCCTGCGCGGCCGGCCCCAGTACTGCTTCGACACCCACAACGCCCGGCAGAAGATGACGCTCAAGGACGGCACGGAGCTGAGCCCGGCGCTGGGCATCGGGGCGTTCGCCGACAAGACGCTGGTCGCCGCCGGCCAGTGCACCAAGGTCGACCCGGGCGTCTCCCCGGCCGTCGCGGGGCTGCTGGGCTGCGGGGTGATGGCCGGCATCGGCGCCGCGATCAACACCGGCGGGGTCGGCCGCGGCGACTCGGTCGCGGTCATCGGCTGCGGCGGCGTCGGCGACGCGGCGGTGGTCGGCGCCCGGCTGGCCGGCGCGGCCAGGATCATCGCCGTCGACATCGACGACCGGAAGCTGGAGCAGGCCCGCGCCATGGGGGCCACCCACACCGTCAACTCCCGCACCACCGACCCCGTCGACGCCGTCCGCGAGCTGACCGGCGGATTCGGCGCGGACGTCGTCATCGAGGCGGTCGGCCACCCGGAGACCTACCGCCAGGCGTTCTACGCCCGCGACCTGGCCGGCACCGTCGTCCTGGTGGGCGTGCCCACCCCGGAGATGACCCTGGAACTCCCCCTCCTGGACGTCTTCGGCCGCGGCGGCGCCCTGAAGTCCTCCTGGTACGGCGACTGCCTGCCGTCCCGGGACTTCCCGATGCTGATCGACCTCCACCAGCAGGGCCGGATCGACCTCGGCGCGTTCGTCACCGAGACCATCGGCATCGACGGGGTGGAGCGGGCCTTCGACCGGATGCACGCCGGCGACGTGCTGCGTTCGGTGGTGATGCTGTGA
- a CDS encoding MBL fold metallo-hydrolase, with protein MTARIDHLVTSGTFSLDGGTWDVDNNVWIVGDGSEAVVIDAAHDADAILRALDGRTLRAIICTHAHNDHIDAAPALAARTGARILLHPDDLPLWKTTHPDTAPDGDLSDGQVLTIAGTDLTVLHTPGHAPGAVCLYAPDLNTVFTGDTLFQGGPGATGRSFSDFPTIVDSIRDRLLTLPPRTVVRTGHGDPTTIGEEAPHLAEWIARGH; from the coding sequence ATGACCGCCCGCATCGACCACCTCGTCACCTCGGGGACGTTCTCGCTGGACGGCGGCACCTGGGACGTCGACAACAACGTGTGGATCGTCGGCGACGGTTCGGAGGCCGTGGTCATCGACGCCGCCCACGACGCCGACGCCATCCTCCGGGCCCTCGACGGGCGCACCCTGCGCGCGATCATCTGCACCCACGCGCACAACGACCACATCGACGCGGCCCCGGCACTCGCCGCCCGCACCGGGGCGCGGATCCTGCTGCACCCCGACGACCTGCCGCTGTGGAAGACGACCCACCCGGACACCGCCCCCGACGGGGACCTGTCGGACGGTCAGGTGCTGACCATCGCCGGCACCGACCTGACGGTGCTGCACACCCCCGGCCACGCGCCCGGCGCGGTCTGCCTGTACGCCCCCGACCTGAACACCGTCTTCACCGGGGACACGCTCTTCCAGGGCGGTCCCGGTGCCACCGGCCGGTCGTTCTCCGACTTCCCGACGATCGTCGACTCGATCCGCGACCGGCTGCTGACCCTGCCGCCGCGGACCGTCGTCCGCACCGGCCACGGCGACCCGACGACCATCGGCGAGGAGGCCCCTCACCTGGCGGAGTGGATCGCCCGGGGGCACTGA
- a CDS encoding cytidine deaminase — MTEAAPLDPEDRKIITLARSARARNGVPEGAAVRDETGRTYVAGTVALDSLKLTALQTAVAMAVASGATSLEAAAVVTDAEQAADADRAAVRDLGGPDTPVLVAAPDGTLRGTVPAGPAA, encoded by the coding sequence ATGACCGAAGCCGCACCGCTGGACCCCGAAGACCGCAAGATCATCACGCTCGCGCGCTCGGCGCGGGCCCGTAACGGCGTTCCCGAGGGCGCCGCCGTCCGCGACGAGACCGGCCGCACCTACGTCGCCGGCACCGTCGCCCTGGACTCCCTCAAGCTCACCGCCCTGCAGACCGCCGTCGCGATGGCCGTCGCCAGCGGCGCCACGTCCCTGGAGGCCGCGGCCGTGGTCACCGACGCCGAGCAGGCCGCCGACGCCGACCGCGCCGCCGTCCGCGACCTGGGCGGCCCCGACACCCCCGTCCTGGTCGCCGCCCCCGACGGCACCCTGCGCGGCACCGTCCCGGCCGGCCCCGCGGCCTGA
- the ybeY gene encoding rRNA maturation RNase YbeY, with translation MSIDVNNESGTDIDEQAILDVARYALGRMRIHPLSELSVIVVDAEAMEQLHIQWMDLPGPTDVMSFPMDELRPPAKDEEEPPQGLLGDIVLCPEVAEQQGAAAPTAHSMDEELQLLTVHGVLHLLGYDHEEPDEKAEMFGLQAAIVDGWRAERGMTGPSPAPTVT, from the coding sequence ATGTCGATCGACGTCAACAACGAGTCCGGAACGGACATCGACGAGCAGGCGATCCTGGACGTCGCCCGCTATGCCCTGGGCCGGATGCGGATCCACCCGCTCTCCGAGCTGTCCGTCATCGTCGTGGACGCCGAGGCCATGGAGCAGCTCCACATCCAGTGGATGGACCTCCCCGGCCCGACGGACGTCATGTCCTTCCCGATGGACGAGCTGCGGCCGCCGGCCAAGGACGAGGAGGAGCCCCCGCAGGGACTCCTCGGCGACATCGTGCTGTGCCCCGAGGTCGCCGAACAGCAGGGCGCGGCGGCCCCCACGGCGCACAGCATGGACGAGGAGCTGCAGCTGCTCACCGTCCACGGCGTACTGCACCTGCTCGGCTACGACCACGAGGAGCCGGACGAGAAGGCCGAGATGTTCGGCCTGCAGGCCGCGATCGTCGACGGCTGGCGGGCCGAGCGCGGGATGACCGGTCCCTCGCCGGCCCCGACCGTGACCTGA
- a CDS encoding 6-phospho-beta-glucosidase encodes MRLSILGGGGFRVPLVYRALLDDPARSVSELTLYDTDPRRVAVISDVLSRLARGRTEPVPVRVAETLDAALTGADFVFSAIRVGGTAGRVRDERIPLSEGVLGQETVGAGGVLYGLRTIPVALRVAERVAALSPGAWVINFTNPAGMVTEAMAQVLGDRVVGICDSPVGLVRRAARAAGADPAVLEDPARSGYDYVGLNHLGWLRSLTLEGTDVLPGLLDDVAALGSFEEGRLFGPEWLRVLGALPNEYLHYYYFRRETLHSVRDTAQTRGEFLDRQQGGFFERAAAAGSPDAVYDLWERTRLEREETYMAHSREATGGWQRDSHDLEGGGYDRVALALMHAIAGDSGRRLILNVRNGTTVPQLPPDAIVETVCEVTAKGPRPLPCAPLREDQLGLMLQIKAVERATVAAALFKDRDAALRALALHPLVDSPAVAARILQRAAAESA; translated from the coding sequence ATGAGGCTCTCCATTCTCGGTGGTGGCGGCTTCCGGGTGCCGCTGGTCTACCGCGCGCTCCTGGACGACCCGGCACGCTCCGTCTCCGAGCTGACGCTCTACGACACCGATCCCCGCCGGGTCGCGGTGATCTCCGACGTGCTGTCCCGGCTGGCACGGGGCCGTACCGAACCGGTACCCGTACGAGTGGCGGAAACTCTCGACGCGGCGCTGACCGGAGCCGACTTCGTCTTCTCCGCAATACGGGTCGGCGGTACCGCGGGCCGCGTCCGGGACGAGCGGATCCCGCTGTCGGAGGGCGTGCTGGGCCAGGAGACGGTGGGGGCCGGCGGGGTCCTCTACGGGCTGCGGACGATCCCGGTGGCGCTGCGCGTCGCCGAGCGGGTCGCGGCGCTCTCCCCGGGGGCCTGGGTCATCAACTTCACCAATCCGGCGGGGATGGTGACCGAGGCGATGGCGCAGGTGCTGGGCGACCGGGTCGTCGGGATCTGCGACTCGCCGGTGGGGCTGGTGCGCCGGGCGGCGCGGGCGGCCGGCGCGGACCCGGCCGTCCTGGAGGACCCGGCGCGGTCCGGCTACGACTACGTGGGGCTCAACCACCTGGGCTGGCTGCGGTCGTTGACCCTCGAAGGCACCGACGTGCTGCCGGGCCTCCTGGACGACGTGGCGGCCCTGGGCTCCTTCGAGGAGGGACGGCTCTTCGGCCCGGAGTGGCTCCGCGTCCTCGGCGCCCTCCCCAACGAGTATCTGCACTACTACTACTTCCGCCGGGAGACCCTGCACTCCGTACGGGACACCGCACAGACCCGCGGGGAGTTCCTGGACCGGCAGCAGGGCGGCTTCTTCGAACGGGCCGCGGCGGCGGGCTCCCCGGACGCGGTGTACGACCTGTGGGAGCGCACCCGGCTGGAGCGCGAGGAGACGTACATGGCGCACAGCCGGGAGGCGACCGGCGGCTGGCAGCGGGACAGCCACGACCTGGAGGGCGGCGGCTACGACCGGGTGGCGCTGGCCCTGATGCACGCCATCGCCGGCGACTCCGGCCGCCGGCTGATCCTCAACGTCCGCAACGGGACGACGGTGCCGCAGCTGCCGCCGGACGCCATCGTGGAGACGGTGTGCGAGGTGACCGCAAAGGGGCCCCGGCCGCTGCCCTGCGCGCCGCTGCGCGAGGACCAGTTGGGCCTGATGCTCCAGATCAAGGCGGTCGAACGCGCCACGGTGGCGGCCGCCCTCTTCAAGGACCGCGACGCGGCCCTCCGGGCCCTGGCCCTGCACCCCCTGGTGGACTCCCCCGCGGTGGCCGCCCGCATCCTGCAACGAGCGGCGGCGGAGAGCGCATAG
- a CDS encoding PhoH family protein: protein MTQTPTRAQASAQFTVPAKHPMVTVLGSGDSLLRVIEDAFPATDIHVRGNEISAVGDAREVALVQRLFDEMMLVLRTGQPMTEDAVERSIAMLRAAENGEGAAGETPAEVLTQNILSNRGRTIRPKTLNQKRYVDAIDKHTIVFGIGPAGTGKTYLAMAKAVQALQAKQVNRIILTRPAVEAGERLGFLPGTLYEKIDPYLRPLYDALHDMLDPDSIPRLMAAGTIEVAPLAYMRGRTLNDAFIILDEAQNTNPEQMKMFLTRLGFDSKIVITGDVTQIDLPGGTKSGLRQVRDILTGVDDVHFAELTSRDVVRHKLVGRIVDAYEKYDSRNGQ from the coding sequence ATGACGCAGACACCCACACGAGCGCAGGCGAGCGCCCAGTTCACGGTCCCGGCCAAGCACCCGATGGTGACGGTCCTGGGATCCGGCGACTCGCTCCTGCGTGTGATCGAGGACGCCTTCCCCGCCACCGACATCCACGTCCGGGGCAACGAGATCAGCGCGGTCGGCGACGCTCGCGAAGTCGCCCTCGTCCAGCGCCTGTTCGACGAGATGATGCTGGTGCTCCGCACCGGACAACCGATGACGGAGGACGCAGTGGAACGCTCCATCGCCATGCTGCGCGCGGCGGAGAACGGCGAGGGAGCGGCGGGCGAGACCCCCGCCGAGGTGCTCACCCAGAACATCCTCTCCAACCGCGGCCGCACCATCCGCCCCAAGACCCTCAACCAGAAGCGCTATGTCGACGCCATCGACAAGCACACCATCGTCTTCGGGATCGGACCGGCCGGCACCGGCAAGACCTACCTGGCCATGGCCAAGGCCGTCCAGGCCCTCCAGGCCAAGCAGGTCAACCGCATCATCCTGACCCGGCCCGCGGTCGAGGCCGGCGAGCGCCTGGGCTTCCTGCCCGGCACCCTCTACGAGAAGATCGACCCGTATCTGCGCCCGCTCTACGACGCGCTGCACGACATGCTCGACCCCGACTCCATCCCCAGGCTGATGGCGGCGGGCACCATCGAGGTCGCGCCGCTGGCGTACATGCGCGGCCGGACGCTCAACGACGCCTTCATCATTCTCGACGAGGCACAGAACACCAACCCCGAGCAGATGAAGATGTTCCTCACCCGGCTCGGCTTCGACTCGAAGATAGTCATCACCGGCGACGTCACCCAGATCGATCTGCCCGGCGGCACCAAGAGCGGTCTGCGCCAGGTCCGGGACATCCTGACCGGTGTCGACGACGTGCACTTCGCCGAGCTGACCAGCAGGGACGTCGTCCGGCACAAGCTCGTCGGCCGTATCGTCGACGCCTACGAGAAGTACGACAGCCGCAACGGCCAGTAG
- the era gene encoding GTPase Era, translating to MSVRTDSTAPHRAGFACFVGRPNAGKSTLTNALVGTKVAITSNRPQTTRHTVRGIVHRPDAQLVLVDTPGLHKPRTLLGERLNDVVRTTWSEVDVIGFCLPADQKIGPGDRYIAGELADIKKTPKVAIVTKTDLVDSKALATQLLAIDQLGKELGIEWAEIIPVSAVGDKQVSLLADLLVPLLPEGPALYPEGDLTDEPEQVMVAELIREAALEGVRDELPHSIAVVVEEMLPREDRPADKPLLDIHANVYIERPSQKGIIIGPKGKRLKEVGTKSRKHIEALLGTPVFLDLHVKVAKDWQRDPKQLRKLGF from the coding sequence ATGAGCGTTCGTACAGACTCCACCGCACCGCACCGTGCGGGCTTCGCCTGCTTCGTCGGCCGTCCCAACGCGGGCAAGTCCACCCTGACGAACGCTCTCGTCGGGACGAAGGTGGCGATCACCTCCAACCGCCCCCAGACCACCCGCCACACCGTGCGCGGCATCGTGCACCGCCCCGACGCCCAGCTGGTCCTGGTCGACACCCCGGGCCTGCACAAGCCCCGCACCCTGCTCGGCGAGCGGCTCAACGACGTGGTCCGCACCACCTGGTCCGAGGTCGACGTGATCGGCTTCTGCCTGCCCGCCGACCAGAAGATCGGCCCCGGCGACCGCTACATCGCCGGCGAGCTCGCCGACATCAAGAAGACCCCCAAGGTGGCCATCGTCACCAAGACCGACCTGGTCGACTCCAAGGCACTGGCCACCCAGCTGCTCGCCATCGACCAGCTCGGCAAGGAGCTGGGCATCGAGTGGGCCGAGATCATCCCGGTCTCCGCGGTGGGCGACAAGCAGGTCTCGCTGCTCGCCGACCTCCTCGTCCCGCTGCTCCCCGAGGGCCCCGCCCTCTACCCCGAGGGCGACCTCACCGACGAGCCCGAGCAGGTCATGGTCGCCGAGCTGATCCGCGAGGCCGCGCTGGAGGGCGTCCGCGACGAGCTGCCGCACTCCATCGCCGTCGTCGTCGAGGAGATGCTGCCCCGCGAGGACCGCCCCGCCGACAAGCCGCTGCTCGACATCCACGCCAACGTCTACATCGAGCGCCCCAGCCAGAAGGGGATCATCATCGGCCCCAAGGGCAAGCGCCTGAAGGAGGTCGGCACGAAGTCCCGCAAGCACATCGAGGCGTTGCTGGGCACGCCGGTCTTCCTGGACCTGCACGTCAAGGTGGCCAAGGATTGGCAGCGGGACCCTAAGCAGCTGAGGAAGCTGGGCTTTTAG
- a CDS encoding carbohydrate kinase family protein, which yields MNTGRRDVQPPAGPVAAPPGLDPLAALRRADDPPTDVYLTGTVFLDIVFTGLDSAPVRGTESWARGMGSSPGGVANMATALARLGLRTSLAAAFGDDMYGEYCWEALEQGEGIDLALSRRIPGWHSPVTVSMAYEGERTMVSHGHEAPPPENAFDGGHAPGCPPPTRACVASLVPGRREGWLGCAAGRGSRIFADVGWDDTGRWDPSDLADLEHCEAFLPNAEEAMRYTRTDCPRAAARKLADLVPLAVVTLGSEGACAVDGRTGESAEVPAIAVEALDPTGAGDVFVAGFVTGTLADWPLADRLAFAGLSAALSVQEFGGSLSAPGWAEIAAWWRRVRACASEAAAGLVRQYGFLDAVLPEPGVALGAKGAADLARPHGPAPLARAVPTIGFRRPA from the coding sequence GTGAACACTGGCCGACGCGATGTCCAACCGCCCGCGGGGCCGGTCGCCGCACCGCCGGGCCTCGATCCGCTGGCCGCGCTGCGCCGCGCGGACGATCCGCCCACCGACGTCTACCTCACCGGCACCGTCTTCCTCGACATCGTCTTCACCGGCCTGGACTCCGCGCCGGTCCGCGGCACCGAATCCTGGGCCCGCGGCATGGGCTCCAGCCCCGGCGGCGTCGCCAACATGGCCACCGCACTGGCCCGGCTCGGCCTGCGCACCTCCCTGGCCGCCGCGTTCGGCGACGACATGTACGGCGAGTACTGCTGGGAGGCGCTGGAGCAGGGCGAGGGCATCGACCTGGCGCTCTCGCGCAGGATCCCGGGCTGGCACTCCCCGGTCACCGTCTCGATGGCCTACGAGGGCGAGCGCACCATGGTCTCGCACGGCCACGAGGCACCGCCACCGGAGAACGCCTTCGACGGCGGGCACGCGCCCGGCTGCCCGCCGCCGACCCGGGCCTGCGTCGCCTCGCTCGTCCCCGGCCGCCGGGAGGGCTGGCTGGGCTGCGCGGCCGGCCGCGGCAGCCGGATCTTCGCCGACGTCGGCTGGGACGACACCGGCCGCTGGGACCCGTCCGACCTCGCCGACCTGGAGCACTGCGAGGCGTTCCTGCCCAACGCCGAGGAGGCGATGCGCTACACCCGCACCGACTGCCCGCGCGCGGCCGCCCGCAAGCTCGCCGACCTGGTCCCGCTCGCCGTCGTCACGCTCGGCTCGGAGGGCGCCTGCGCGGTCGACGGCCGCACCGGCGAGAGCGCCGAGGTGCCGGCCATCGCGGTGGAGGCGCTGGACCCGACCGGCGCCGGGGACGTCTTCGTCGCCGGCTTCGTCACCGGCACCCTCGCCGACTGGCCGCTGGCCGACCGGCTGGCCTTCGCCGGGCTGAGCGCCGCCCTGTCCGTGCAGGAGTTCGGCGGCTCGCTCTCCGCGCCCGGCTGGGCGGAGATCGCCGCCTGGTGGCGCCGGGTCCGGGCCTGCGCCTCCGAGGCCGCCGCCGGGCTGGTCCGCCAGTACGGCTTCCTGGACGCCGTGCTGCCCGAGCCTGGGGTGGCCCTGGGGGCCAAGGGGGCGGCGGACCTCGCGCGGCCGCACGGGCCCGCGCCGCTGGCCCGTGCGGTGCCCACGATCGGCTTCCGCCGCCCGGCCTGA